In Rouxiella sp. WC2420, the following proteins share a genomic window:
- a CDS encoding peptidase gives MTYCVAMRLSSGLVFVSDSRTNAGVDHISTFRKLHVFHQSDERLLVIQSAGNLATTQSILSLLHRRCLDPDRPNMLNAESMYDAASLLGETVREVIARDSGANQGSMTDFSCNLLLGGQIMGEGMRLFHIYPQGNFIEATHDTPYFQVGESKYGKPIIDRVLTYDTELDQAMQCALISMDSTLRSNLSVGLPLDVMIYPKDSFSKQQQHRITEDHPYFQMIRKGWGEGLLSIFAQLPSLKLD, from the coding sequence ATGACTTACTGTGTGGCCATGCGATTGTCCTCTGGCCTGGTGTTTGTTTCGGACTCGCGAACCAATGCTGGAGTGGACCATATTTCCACCTTCCGCAAATTGCACGTGTTTCATCAGAGCGATGAACGCCTGCTGGTGATCCAGAGTGCCGGCAATTTGGCGACCACACAGAGCATTCTCAGCCTGTTGCACCGACGTTGCCTGGACCCGGATCGTCCAAATATGCTCAACGCAGAGTCAATGTATGATGCGGCGAGCCTGTTGGGCGAAACGGTGCGTGAGGTGATTGCTCGTGACAGCGGTGCAAATCAGGGCAGCATGACTGATTTTAGCTGCAACCTGCTGTTAGGCGGGCAGATTATGGGCGAAGGCATGCGCCTGTTCCATATTTATCCGCAAGGCAATTTTATTGAGGCAACGCACGACACGCCGTATTTTCAGGTGGGTGAAAGCAAGTACGGCAAGCCAATCATCGATCGGGTGCTGACTTATGATACCGAGTTGGATCAGGCGATGCAGTGCGCGTTAATCTCGATGGATTCGACCTTGCGCAGTAACCTGTCTGTGGGGTTGCCGCTTGATGTGATGATCTATCCAAAAGACAGTTTCAGCAAACAGCAGCAGCATCGCATCACCGAGGATCATCCCTATTTCCAGATGATCCGCAAAGGCTGGGGAGAAGGCTTGCTGAGTATTTTTGCCCAGTTGCCGTCGCTGAAACTTGATTAG
- the mzrA gene encoding EnvZ/OmpR regulon moderator MzrA, with translation MFKLTFSKKYILWPLTFVVLLMLTTVGVIALPKMPVNAEAFKISPTQPGEDLPDGFSLYQGLSQRGVEIESITPANGSLVVKLHSPQQEHLARETLKSLLHGGYIIQPFSPAPLHDWASKIARDQPKMG, from the coding sequence ATGTTCAAGCTAACTTTTTCAAAGAAATATATTCTTTGGCCTCTGACTTTTGTGGTTCTGCTAATGTTGACCACGGTGGGCGTTATTGCTTTGCCAAAAATGCCTGTAAATGCCGAAGCCTTCAAGATTAGTCCAACCCAGCCTGGCGAAGATCTTCCCGATGGTTTCTCTCTTTATCAGGGACTTAGCCAGCGCGGCGTGGAAATCGAAAGTATCACTCCAGCCAACGGCAGCCTGGTAGTCAAACTGCACTCACCTCAGCAGGAGCATCTGGCTCGGGAAACACTCAAGTCCCTTCTGCATGGCGGTTATATCATTCAACCTTTCAGCCCTGCTCCATTGCATGACTGGGCCAGTAAAATCGCTCGTGATCAGCCAAAAATGGGCTAA
- a CDS encoding YgjV family protein produces MTYYWFAQGVGLLAFCVGITMFFNRSDRRFKQQLSAYSAIIGIHFLLMGANSAGSTALLNAVRTQLAMRTRSQWVMLVFIALTLIFGLGKAKHLMELLPVIGTVASTWALFRTSGMKTRCIMWCSTCGWVAHNIWLGSIGGTLIEGSFLIMNGFNIIRFYRMQQRGIDPFAVETMLEKKEAQLEQKEGQAETV; encoded by the coding sequence ATGACGTATTACTGGTTTGCTCAAGGCGTTGGTTTGCTGGCATTTTGTGTTGGTATAACCATGTTTTTCAACCGCAGCGATCGCCGCTTTAAGCAACAGCTTTCAGCCTATAGCGCAATTATCGGCATTCATTTCCTGCTGATGGGGGCAAACTCGGCGGGTAGCACAGCACTGCTCAACGCCGTGCGCACTCAGCTGGCTATGCGTACCCGCAGCCAATGGGTAATGCTGGTTTTCATCGCTTTGACGCTGATTTTCGGGCTGGGCAAAGCCAAACATCTCATGGAATTGTTGCCGGTGATTGGCACAGTGGCCAGCACGTGGGCGCTTTTTCGCACCAGTGGCATGAAAACTCGCTGTATTATGTGGTGTTCAACCTGCGGTTGGGTAGCTCACAATATCTGGCTGGGATCGATTGGCGGCACGCTGATTGAAGGCAGCTTTCTCATCATGAACGGCTTCAATATTATTCGTTTTTATAGAATGCAGCAGCGCGGTATCGATCCTTTTGCCGTCGAAACAATGCTGGAAAAGAAAGAAGCGCAGCTTGAGCAGAAAGAAGGGCAGGCAGAAACGGTTTAA
- a CDS encoding DUF1090 domain-containing protein, with product MKTSLAALLMLPTLALASTAYAAKPAETCATKQQEIKQQLEYAHQHNNKDQIAGLQKALNESQAHCTEADLQKDKQQKIAEKQEKVNERTRELKKVQAGGNKEKIAKQQKKLDEALHELNEVSTH from the coding sequence ATGAAAACATCATTAGCCGCATTGTTAATGTTACCGACTCTGGCGCTAGCTTCTACCGCCTATGCTGCCAAACCGGCGGAGACCTGCGCCACCAAACAGCAGGAAATTAAACAGCAGCTTGAATATGCCCACCAGCACAACAACAAAGATCAAATCGCCGGGCTGCAAAAAGCCTTGAATGAGAGTCAGGCTCACTGTACTGAAGCCGACCTGCAAAAGGATAAGCAGCAGAAAATTGCTGAAAAACAGGAAAAGGTTAACGAACGCACCCGAGAACTTAAAAAAGTACAGGCCGGCGGCAATAAAGAAAAAATTGCGAAACAGCAGAAGAAACTTGATGAGGCATTACACGAGTTGAATGAAGTTTCAACTCATTAG
- a CDS encoding MFS transporter: protein MRKIKGLRWYMIGLVTVGTILGYLTRNAIAVAAPTLQNQLHITTQQYSYIIAAYSACYTLMQPVAGYVLDVMGTKVGYAMFAILWALFCAATALASSWGGLAIARGAVGMAEAAMIPAGLKASSEWFPARERSIAVGYFNVGSSIGGMIAPPLVVWAIVMHSWQMAFVITGVLSLIWAVCWLVFYKHPKDQQKLGEEEREYILGGQEAQHQTTNQKKMSVREILRNRQFWGIALPRFLAEPAWGTFNAWIPLFMFKVYGFNLKEIAMFAWMPMLFADLGCIVGGYLPTLFQKYFKVNLIVSRKLVVTMGALLMIGPGLIGLFTSPYVAIGLLCIGGFAHQSLSGSLITLSSDVFGRNEVATANGLTGMAAWTASTLFALVVGALADTVGFSPLFAALSVFDLLGAIIIWTVLQNRSAVNPVTAPMHAAKA from the coding sequence ATGCGTAAGATCAAAGGGTTACGTTGGTACATGATTGGACTCGTCACGGTCGGTACCATACTGGGTTATCTGACACGCAATGCCATTGCCGTTGCTGCCCCAACGCTGCAAAACCAGCTACACATCACCACACAACAGTATTCCTATATTATTGCCGCCTATTCTGCCTGCTATACCTTGATGCAACCTGTGGCGGGATACGTGCTCGACGTGATGGGCACTAAAGTGGGCTACGCGATGTTTGCCATTCTCTGGGCGCTGTTCTGTGCCGCGACAGCGTTAGCCAGCAGCTGGGGCGGGCTGGCGATCGCTCGTGGCGCAGTAGGTATGGCCGAAGCAGCGATGATCCCTGCCGGTCTCAAGGCTAGCAGCGAATGGTTCCCTGCCAGGGAGCGTTCGATTGCGGTGGGCTATTTTAACGTTGGTTCGTCGATTGGCGGGATGATCGCGCCACCGCTGGTGGTTTGGGCGATTGTCATGCACAGCTGGCAGATGGCCTTTGTGATTACTGGCGTGCTGAGCCTGATTTGGGCCGTATGCTGGCTGGTATTTTATAAGCATCCGAAAGATCAGCAAAAACTTGGTGAAGAAGAACGGGAATACATTCTTGGCGGCCAGGAAGCTCAGCATCAAACCACCAATCAGAAAAAGATGTCGGTCAGGGAAATTCTGCGCAACCGCCAGTTCTGGGGCATTGCACTACCCCGTTTTCTGGCAGAACCTGCCTGGGGAACCTTTAATGCCTGGATCCCGTTATTTATGTTCAAGGTCTATGGCTTTAATTTAAAAGAAATTGCAATGTTTGCCTGGATGCCCATGCTGTTTGCCGACCTCGGCTGCATCGTAGGCGGTTACCTGCCAACGCTGTTCCAGAAGTATTTCAAAGTTAACCTGATTGTTTCGCGCAAACTGGTGGTCACCATGGGTGCATTGCTGATGATTGGCCCCGGTTTGATTGGCCTGTTTACCAGCCCGTATGTAGCCATTGGCCTGCTGTGCATCGGTGGCTTCGCGCATCAGTCGCTTTCTGGTTCGCTCATCACTCTGTCTTCTGACGTGTTTGGCCGCAATGAGGTTGCGACTGCCAACGGCTTGACCGGTATGGCTGCCTGGACCGCAAGTACGCTATTTGCGCTGGTTGTCGGTGCGCTGGCTGATACCGTCGGCTTCAGCCCACTGTTTGCCGCGCTGTCTGTGTTCGACCTGCTGGGAGCGATCATTATCTGGACCGTGCTGCAAAACCGCTCCGCCGTTAACCCGGTTACTGCGCCAATGCATGCCGCCAAAGCTTAA
- a CDS encoding YqjK-like family protein produces MSKPAPVIEKARLLRKIERERADLAIAADHWLDSTTKLDHVWVKLFDARKYLVVASSAAAIYSIRHPSRLIRWSKRAFSIWGTVRLFRKTFSK; encoded by the coding sequence ATGAGCAAACCGGCACCAGTAATTGAAAAAGCCAGGTTACTCCGCAAGATCGAGCGCGAACGCGCCGATCTTGCGATCGCAGCCGATCACTGGCTGGATTCCACCACAAAACTCGACCATGTGTGGGTCAAACTTTTTGACGCACGCAAATATTTGGTTGTTGCTTCCAGTGCGGCGGCAATTTACAGCATCCGACATCCTAGCCGTTTGATTCGCTGGTCCAAAAGGGCTTTTAGCATTTGGGGAACCGTTCGCCTGTTCCGTAAAACTTTCAGTAAGTAA
- the exuR gene encoding transcriptional regulator ExuR, whose amino-acid sequence MEPTESRRLYQQLAATLKDRVEKGVYPVGEKLPAERLISEEMSVSRTVVREAIIMLEVEGYVEVRKGSGIHVMSNHQKNLLLPGSDGEFDAAGPFELLQARQLVESNIAEFAATQVNKQDIMRLMEIQEQARLEDRFRDSQWDLQFHIQVAQSTQNSALAVIVEKMWSQRLHNPYWRKLHEHIDEESIESWCEDHDLILKALIRRDPKAAKLAMWQHLENTKQMLFRATSDDFEFNVDRYLYTENPVVDLDTAASGQNKA is encoded by the coding sequence ATGGAACCGACTGAATCCAGACGTCTCTACCAACAACTTGCCGCGACGCTGAAAGATCGCGTCGAAAAAGGAGTTTATCCGGTCGGAGAAAAACTGCCCGCCGAACGGCTGATTTCAGAGGAAATGAGCGTCAGTCGTACTGTGGTGCGAGAAGCGATTATCATGCTCGAGGTCGAGGGTTATGTGGAGGTCAGGAAAGGTTCCGGCATCCACGTAATGTCCAACCATCAAAAAAACTTGCTGTTACCGGGATCCGATGGCGAATTTGATGCCGCCGGGCCTTTCGAATTACTGCAGGCCCGTCAACTGGTTGAAAGTAATATTGCCGAGTTCGCCGCGACTCAGGTAAACAAGCAGGACATCATGCGCCTAATGGAAATCCAGGAGCAGGCCAGGCTAGAAGACCGTTTTCGCGATTCGCAGTGGGATTTACAGTTTCATATTCAGGTCGCGCAATCGACGCAAAACAGCGCGCTGGCGGTGATCGTCGAAAAAATGTGGAGCCAGCGTTTGCACAATCCTTATTGGCGCAAGCTGCACGAGCATATCGATGAGGAATCGATTGAGAGCTGGTGCGAAGATCACGACCTGATCCTCAAGGCGCTAATCCGCCGAGATCCCAAAGCGGCCAAGCTGGCGATGTGGCAACATCTTGAAAATACCAAACAAATGCTGTTCCGCGCCACCAGCGATGACTTTGAATTTAATGTCGATCGCTACCTTTATACTGAGAATCCAGTGGTTGATCTCGATACGGCTGCATCAGGCCAAAACAAAGCATAA
- a CDS encoding glutathione S-transferase family protein — MGQLVEGKWHDIWYDTKSTGGHFKRSTSQFRNWITADGQPGPHGVGGFTAQKDRYHLYVSLACPWAHRTLVMRTLKGLEKLITVSVVHPLMLENGWTFATDFPATTGDDLYHLNYAYEIYLRAQNDYTGRVTVPILWDKQQQTIVSNESADIMRIFNNAFDAVGARAGDYYPDALRSKIDEVNEWIYPQINNGVYKAGFATSQEAYDEAVEGVFSALEKAEAMLEKQRYLTGNQLTEADLRLWTTLIRFDPVYVTHFKCDRYRISDYPNLYGFLRDIYQMPGIAETVDMAHIRNHYYRSHATINPYGIISTGPAQDLEAEHGRDIRFGARED, encoded by the coding sequence ATGGGACAGCTGGTCGAAGGTAAATGGCATGACATCTGGTACGACACCAAGTCAACCGGCGGGCATTTCAAACGTTCAACATCGCAGTTTCGCAACTGGATCACTGCGGACGGTCAACCCGGTCCTCACGGCGTTGGAGGTTTTACCGCCCAGAAAGATCGCTACCATCTCTATGTTTCTCTGGCTTGCCCGTGGGCGCACCGAACTCTGGTGATGCGCACGCTTAAAGGACTTGAGAAGCTGATAACGGTTTCCGTAGTTCATCCTTTAATGCTCGAAAATGGCTGGACCTTCGCCACTGATTTCCCTGCGACAACCGGCGACGATCTTTATCATCTGAACTATGCCTACGAGATATATTTGCGCGCGCAGAATGACTATACAGGCCGCGTCACTGTGCCAATTCTGTGGGACAAGCAGCAACAAACCATCGTCAGCAATGAATCTGCCGATATCATGCGCATCTTCAACAATGCTTTTGATGCTGTTGGCGCCCGTGCCGGTGATTATTATCCCGATGCTTTGCGTTCAAAGATTGATGAAGTGAATGAATGGATCTACCCGCAGATTAACAACGGTGTGTACAAAGCCGGATTTGCTACCAGTCAGGAAGCCTATGACGAGGCGGTGGAAGGGGTATTTTCTGCCCTCGAGAAGGCAGAGGCAATGCTTGAGAAACAGCGTTACCTCACCGGAAATCAGCTGACCGAAGCCGATTTACGCTTATGGACCACGCTGATTCGTTTTGACCCAGTATATGTCACTCATTTCAAATGCGACCGCTATCGTATCAGTGACTATCCCAACCTCTACGGCTTCCTGCGCGATATCTACCAGATGCCGGGCATTGCCGAAACCGTTGATATGGCGCACATCCGCAATCACTACTATCGCAGTCACGCCACCATCAACCCTTACGGCATCATCTCGACCGGGCCAGCACAGGATCTCGAGGCCGAACACGGACGTGATATCCGATTTGGAGCTCGTGAAGACTAA
- a CDS encoding DoxX family protein, with product MNKVQNTAILIARILMPILFIVAGWGKMHAYTATAAYMASAGVPGFFLPLTILLEFGGGLAIMFGFLTRTTAIITAVFTILTALLFHVDFSVPVNQMMFMKNLTIAGGYLVLFAAGPGAFSIDRLLKKNW from the coding sequence ATGAACAAAGTACAAAACACCGCCATACTGATCGCTCGCATCCTGATGCCAATTCTGTTCATCGTTGCAGGCTGGGGCAAAATGCATGCTTATACCGCAACTGCGGCCTACATGGCTTCTGCTGGCGTGCCTGGTTTCTTCCTGCCGTTGACCATTCTGCTGGAATTCGGCGGCGGTCTGGCAATTATGTTTGGTTTCCTGACTCGCACCACGGCGATTATCACCGCAGTTTTTACTATCCTGACCGCACTGCTGTTCCACGTAGACTTCTCGGTGCCTGTTAACCAGATGATGTTTATGAAAAACTTAACCATCGCTGGCGGCTACCTGGTACTGTTTGCAGCGGGTCCAGGCGCATTCAGCATCGACCGCTTGCTGAAAAAGAACTGGTAA
- a CDS encoding YqjD family protein, whose translation MASNSTSDNLRAELKSLADTLEEVLQTSTDKPKAELDKLRSKAEGLLKDTRSRLGDTGEKIASQTKEIASKADDYVHDKPWTGVGIGAAVGVVIGVLLARR comes from the coding sequence ATGGCTAGTAACTCAACGTCCGACAATCTGCGTGCTGAACTGAAATCATTGGCAGATACCCTTGAAGAAGTACTCCAGACCTCAACAGATAAGCCAAAAGCAGAGCTCGACAAACTGCGTAGCAAAGCAGAAGGCTTGCTGAAAGACACCCGCTCACGCCTGGGTGATACTGGTGAAAAAATTGCCAGCCAAACCAAAGAAATTGCCAGCAAAGCTGACGATTACGTTCACGACAAACCATGGACTGGCGTAGGTATTGGTGCTGCAGTCGGTGTTGTGATTGGCGTACTGTTAGCACGCCGTTAA
- a CDS encoding DedA family protein codes for MEIISSLMHALWQQDYETLANPSLIWTLYIVLFVIIFLENGLLPAAFLPGDSLLILVGVLVAKDAMSFPLVIVLLTTAASLGCWLSYVQGKWLGNTRVVQSWLGHLPVQYHERAHQLFHKHGLSALLVGRFLAFVRTLLPTIAGISGLSNARFQFFNWISGFLWIVILTSLGYFIGKTPLFRKYEDQLMLCLMVLPVLLLVIGLVGSVIVLWKKKKADRVAKGKNA; via the coding sequence ATGGAAATTATCAGCTCACTTATGCATGCCCTTTGGCAACAGGATTACGAAACACTGGCCAATCCTTCGCTGATTTGGACTCTGTATATCGTGCTGTTCGTGATCATTTTTCTTGAAAATGGCCTGCTGCCTGCCGCGTTTTTACCCGGCGATAGCTTATTGATTCTGGTTGGCGTGCTGGTAGCAAAAGACGCGATGAGTTTTCCGCTGGTAATAGTGTTGCTTACAACAGCAGCCAGCCTGGGCTGCTGGCTGAGTTACGTTCAGGGCAAGTGGCTGGGCAATACGCGCGTAGTGCAAAGTTGGCTGGGGCATCTTCCAGTTCAATACCATGAGCGTGCGCACCAACTGTTTCACAAACACGGTTTGTCGGCGCTGTTGGTTGGCCGTTTTTTAGCTTTTGTACGGACATTATTACCAACGATTGCCGGAATATCCGGTCTTAGCAATGCCCGGTTCCAGTTTTTCAATTGGATTAGCGGGTTCTTGTGGATAGTTATTCTGACCAGCCTGGGCTATTTCATTGGTAAAACGCCGCTGTTCAGAAAGTATGAAGACCAGCTCATGCTGTGCCTGATGGTACTGCCTGTCTTGCTGTTGGTTATCGGCCTTGTTGGCTCAGTGATCGTGTTGTGGAAAAAGAAAAAGGCCGACCGAGTCGCCAAAGGAAAAAACGCATGA
- a CDS encoding phage holin family protein, protein MAETPRTTPQGPGRGILDSAQRIVTIMVGMIETRLRLVVVELEEEKANLFQLLLMACITLIFTAFGLMGLLVVLFIAIDPAHRLMAMAVSTAVLLLLAVILGAWTIGKARRSTLLSASRRQLKIDRALLEKEDQE, encoded by the coding sequence ATGGCAGAAACTCCAAGAACAACTCCACAGGGACCGGGAAGAGGCATTCTCGACAGCGCTCAACGTATCGTGACTATTATGGTCGGGATGATTGAAACACGCCTGCGCCTGGTCGTCGTCGAGCTGGAAGAAGAGAAAGCAAACCTTTTCCAGCTGTTGTTGATGGCGTGTATCACCCTGATTTTCACCGCCTTTGGTTTGATGGGGCTGCTGGTTGTGCTATTTATCGCAATCGACCCGGCCCATCGTCTAATGGCAATGGCCGTATCAACGGCAGTTTTACTGTTGCTGGCAGTCATTTTAGGCGCCTGGACAATTGGTAAAGCCCGGCGTTCGACCTTGCTTAGCGCCTCGCGCAGGCAGTTGAAGATCGATCGCGCGTTACTGGAGAAGGAAGATCAGGAATGA
- a CDS encoding UxaA family hydrolase, translating into MKSTIQIHAADNVAVALRDLAQGEEITVGGLQFELPQPVARGHKFALRLIDSGQNIIKYGLPIGHALGNIQPGEYIHSQNAKTNLNDLDQYQYQPEFSVIPPQMADREVALYRRNNGLVGIRNELWIVPTVGCVNGIARMIQQRFLKETAQAEGIDGVHLFTHPFGCSQLGKDHENTRIMLQNMVRHPNAGAVLVIGLGCENNQVDVFRETLGEIDQQRVSFMVCQKFDDEVEAGVELLHALYQAMLVDKRSAGKLSELKFGLECGGSDGLSGITANPLLGRFSDYVISNGGTSVLTEVPEMFGAERILMSRCRDSATFDKTVDMVNDFKRYFIAHQQPIYENPSPGNKAGGITTLEEKSLGCTQKAGQSQVVDVLKYGERLSRPGLNLLSAPGNDAVATSALAGAGCHMVLFSTGRGTPYGGFVPTVKLATNSELANKKPHWIDFDAGALIHDTPMDQLLVEFVDLIVAIANGQPSKNELNDFRELAIFKSGVTL; encoded by the coding sequence ATGAAAAGTACCATTCAGATTCATGCCGCGGATAACGTTGCCGTAGCGCTGCGCGATTTGGCTCAGGGTGAAGAGATTACCGTAGGCGGGCTGCAGTTTGAATTGCCACAGCCGGTGGCGCGTGGGCACAAGTTTGCCCTGCGTCTTATCGACAGTGGGCAAAATATCATTAAATACGGACTGCCAATTGGTCATGCGCTTGGCAATATTCAGCCGGGTGAATATATTCATTCGCAGAATGCCAAAACCAATCTCAACGATCTGGATCAGTATCAATACCAGCCGGAATTCAGCGTGATCCCGCCGCAGATGGCGGATCGCGAGGTTGCCCTTTATCGCCGCAACAATGGTCTGGTGGGGATCCGCAACGAACTGTGGATCGTGCCAACTGTCGGCTGCGTTAACGGGATTGCGCGCATGATCCAACAGCGATTTTTGAAAGAAACAGCGCAAGCTGAAGGCATCGACGGCGTGCATCTGTTTACCCATCCTTTTGGCTGCTCCCAGTTGGGAAAAGATCATGAAAACACCCGCATCATGCTGCAAAACATGGTGCGTCATCCTAATGCCGGAGCGGTACTGGTTATTGGATTGGGCTGCGAAAACAATCAGGTAGACGTATTTCGCGAAACGCTGGGAGAAATTGATCAGCAGCGGGTGAGTTTTATGGTTTGCCAGAAGTTTGACGACGAAGTCGAAGCCGGGGTCGAGCTGCTGCACGCGCTGTATCAGGCGATGTTGGTGGACAAACGCTCTGCGGGCAAGTTAAGCGAGCTAAAATTCGGGCTGGAGTGTGGCGGCTCGGACGGTTTGTCCGGCATTACCGCCAACCCGCTGCTTGGCCGCTTTTCTGATTATGTAATCTCCAATGGCGGCACCTCGGTGTTAACCGAAGTTCCGGAAATGTTTGGTGCAGAACGTATTTTGATGAGCCGCTGCCGCGACAGTGCAACTTTCGACAAAACCGTTGATATGGTTAATGATTTCAAACGCTATTTCATAGCCCATCAGCAGCCTATTTATGAAAATCCGTCGCCGGGCAACAAGGCGGGCGGCATTACCACGCTGGAAGAAAAATCGCTGGGATGCACGCAGAAAGCCGGGCAGAGCCAAGTGGTCGACGTGCTGAAATACGGTGAACGACTGAGTCGTCCCGGATTAAATTTGTTGAGCGCGCCGGGTAATGATGCGGTGGCTACCAGCGCGCTTGCGGGCGCAGGGTGCCATATGGTGCTGTTTAGCACGGGTCGCGGCACGCCATACGGCGGATTCGTGCCCACGGTTAAGCTGGCGACGAACAGCGAGCTGGCCAACAAAAAGCCGCACTGGATCGATTTTGATGCCGGGGCGCTGATCCACGATACGCCGATGGATCAGCTGCTCGTGGAGTTTGTCGATTTGATCGTCGCAATTGCCAACGGTCAGCCGAGTAAAAATGAGCTGAATGATTTTCGCGAATTGGCGATTTTTAAAAGCGGTGTGACTTTGTGA
- the uxaC gene encoding glucuronate isomerase translates to MSQFLPENFLLDTEIARRLYDEYAKDQPIFDYHCHLPPEQIAQNYHFKNLYDIWLKGDHYKWRAMRANGVPESMCTGDASDRQKFNAWAATVPHTIGNPLYVWTHLELRRPFGITGKLLSPATADEIWDQTNDLLAQDRFTTRGIMQQMNVKMAGTTDDPIDSLEHHKTIADDTSFKIKVLPSWRPDKAFNIEAPGFNDYMQRLAQVADTEISRFSSLCDALKKRMDHFAAHGCKVSDHALDVVVYAEADEATLDAILARRLSGKLPNKEEIAQFRTAVLLFLGSEYHRRDWAQQYHIGALRNNNQRMLNILGPDVGFDSINDQPLAEPLSRLLAAQGNNGGLPKTILYGVNPRDNEVLATMAGNFQGEGVRGKMQYGSAWWFNDQKDGMQRQMLQLANMGLLSRFIGMLTDSRSFLSYTRHEYFRRILCQMIGRWVAEGEAPDDIKLLGEMVKNICFDNAKEYFAIELHGG, encoded by the coding sequence ATGTCGCAGTTTTTACCGGAAAATTTCTTGCTTGATACTGAAATTGCCCGCCGTCTTTATGATGAGTACGCCAAAGACCAACCGATATTCGATTACCACTGCCATTTACCTCCTGAGCAGATTGCTCAGAACTATCATTTTAAAAACTTGTATGACATCTGGCTGAAAGGCGATCACTACAAATGGCGGGCGATGCGAGCTAACGGCGTGCCTGAGTCAATGTGTACCGGCGACGCTAGCGATCGGCAGAAATTCAATGCCTGGGCCGCGACTGTGCCGCATACCATTGGTAATCCGCTGTATGTCTGGACCCATCTCGAGCTACGCCGACCTTTTGGTATCACCGGTAAACTACTTTCGCCAGCCACTGCTGATGAAATCTGGGATCAAACCAACGATCTCCTTGCGCAGGATCGCTTTACCACGCGTGGGATCATGCAGCAGATGAATGTCAAAATGGCCGGTACCACTGATGATCCAATAGATTCTCTGGAGCATCACAAAACTATCGCCGATGATACTTCATTCAAAATCAAGGTATTGCCGAGCTGGCGGCCTGATAAAGCCTTCAATATCGAGGCTCCCGGTTTTAACGATTACATGCAGCGTCTGGCGCAGGTGGCTGATACGGAAATTTCGCGTTTCAGCTCGCTGTGCGATGCATTGAAGAAACGTATGGATCATTTTGCGGCGCACGGTTGCAAGGTTTCAGATCACGCGCTGGACGTAGTGGTTTACGCCGAAGCTGACGAAGCCACGCTCGACGCCATTCTGGCTCGTCGCCTCAGCGGCAAGCTGCCAAACAAAGAGGAAATTGCGCAATTCCGTACTGCGGTGCTGCTGTTCCTCGGTTCTGAATATCACCGCCGTGACTGGGCGCAGCAGTATCACATCGGCGCGCTGCGTAATAACAATCAGCGCATGCTAAATATTCTCGGTCCCGACGTTGGTTTCGATTCTATCAATGACCAGCCGCTGGCCGAGCCTTTGTCACGTTTGCTGGCAGCACAGGGCAACAACGGCGGTTTGCCAAAAACCATCCTTTATGGCGTAAATCCGCGTGATAACGAGGTGCTGGCGACCATGGCAGGTAATTTCCAGGGTGAAGGCGTGCGCGGCAAGATGCAGTACGGCTCGGCCTGGTGGTTTAACGATCAAAAAGATGGCATGCAACGACAAATGTTGCAGTTGGCAAATATGGGCCTGCTCAGCCGCTTTATTGGCATGCTCACTGACAGCCGCAGCTTCCTGTCGTATACCCGCCATGAATACTTCCGCCGCATCCTGTGCCAGATGATTGGCCGCTGGGTGGCTGAAGGAGAAGCGCCCGATGACATCAAGCTGTTGGGCGAAATGGTTAAAAACATCTGTTTTGACAATGCAAAAGAGTATTTTGCGATTGAATTGCACGGCGGTTGA